The following are encoded in a window of Polyodon spathula isolate WHYD16114869_AA chromosome 48, ASM1765450v1, whole genome shotgun sequence genomic DNA:
- the LOC121306508 gene encoding uncharacterized protein LOC121306508 isoform X2, which yields MVRFAGCGSVYITGLQFQIAWLNDCQSEYNWSPHCYFKAAQKIYTCIHLDMNTACGVTTYGLEQTMELPGAVSRRGEEACIRVDLLQSTMEDSRNSVGVSLQNRVPVGGGRSWTSLQRILGRSPTVQLKRFPKSSRGSGLRLAGMVIL from the exons ATGGTTCGATTCGCTGGCTGCGGATCGGTTTACATAACTGGGTTGCAATTTCAGATTGCGTGGCTGAATGactgtcagtcagaatacaactGGAGTCcgcattgttattttaaagctgctcagaaaatatatacatgtattcatttGGACATGAATACAGCCTGTGGCGTAACAACATATGGTCTCGAACAG ACAATGGAGCTCCCCGGAGCAGTCAGTCGGAGGGGAGAGGAGGCTTGTATCCGGGTGGATTTGCTTCAGAGCACGATGGAGGATTCGCGAAACTCAGTGGGCGTGTCACTGCAG AACAGGGTGCCGGTTGGAGGGGGCAGGTCTTGGACCTCTCTGCAAAGGATCCTGGGTAGATCTCCCACAGTTCAATTGAAAAGATTTCCCAAGAGCAGTCGAG